Proteins encoded by one window of Epinephelus moara isolate mb chromosome 18, YSFRI_EMoa_1.0, whole genome shotgun sequence:
- the cldni gene encoding claudin i → MGSVGVQIVCVALGVLGLIGAIVCCAVPRWKVSSFVGSNIVTAQSTQEGLWTSCAVQSTGQQQCKNFDSLLVLPSDLQAARALTIICCLLCCLSVLILFCGADFTTCIENEDAKPKISLVAGVGMLLAGLLLIIAVSWSAHNIVQDFNNPLIPPGQKKEIGACIFIGWGAGALLLLGGGLLCCFSRPGSGSSGGTAKYYGNNAGANKNYV, encoded by the exons ATGGGATCTGTCGGCGTTCAGATTGTATGTGTGGCCCTCGGCGTCCTCGGCCTGATCGGGGCCATCGTGTGCTGTGCTGTCCCACGCTGGAAGGTGTCCTCCTTCGTGGGATCCAACATCGTGACTGCACAG agCACGCAGGAGGGCCTGTGGACGAGCTGTGCGGTGCAGAGTACCGGCCAGCAGCAGTGCAAGAACTTCGACTCCCTGCTGGTGTTGCCTTCTGACCTGCAGGCCGCCCGCGCCCTGACCATCATCTGCTGCCTGCTCTGCTGCCTCAGCGTCCTTATCCTGTTCTGCGGAGCCGACTTCACCACCTGCATAGAGAACGAAGACGCCAAGCCCAAGATCAGCCTGGTGGCCGGGGTGGGCATGCTGCTGGCAGGCCTCTTGTTGATCATTGCCGTCAGCTGGTCCGCCCACAATATTGTGCAAGACTTCAACAACCCCTTGATACCTCCTGGCCAGAAGAAGGAGATAGGGGCATGCATCTTCATAGGTTGGGGGGCCGGCGCTCTGCTCCTTCTGGGTGGTGgtctgctctgctgcttcagCAGGCCTGGATCTGGCAGCTCTGGGGGAACCGCCAAGTATTACGGCAACAATGCTGGAGCCAACAAAAACTACGTGTAG
- the coro1a gene encoding coronin-1A isoform X1 gives MSRKVVRSSKFRHVFGQAVKADQCYDDIRISQMTWDSNFCSVNPKFVAMIVDASGGGAFMVLPLSKTGRIDMSYPTVCGHTGPVLDIEFCPHNDNIIASGSEDCSVMIWEIPDGGLTTSLTEPVVKLDGHSKRVGILSWHPTAHNVLLSAGCDNVVILWNVARGEEVVRIDTVHTDLIYSACWNRDGSQILTSCKDKTLRVLNPRKGTVIFEKEKPHEGSRPVRAVFVSDGKILSTGFSRMSERQVALWDPKNFGEPLNLQELDTSSGVLLPFFDPDTGVVYLCGKGDSSIRYFEVTDEAPYVHFLSMYSSKESQKGMGYMPKRGLEVNKCEIARFYKLHERKCEPIVMTVPRKSDLFQEDLYPDTIGPEPSVEADEWFQGKDGQPILISLKDGFVATTKAKEFKVHKSLMKTTTASAGNQQDNSGEVQSLRKEVKDLKAAIEELTDRVKELESKH, from the exons ATGTCCAGGAAGGTTGTGAGGTCCAGTAAGTTCCGCCACGTCTTTGGCCAGGCTGTGAAAGCTGACCAATGCTACGATGACATCCGAATCTCCCAGATGACATGGGACAGCAACTTCTGCTCTGTAAACCCCAAGTTTGTGGCCATGATTGTGGACGCTAGTGGTGGAGGAGCCTTCATGGTGCTGCCCCTGAGCAAG aCAGGACGTATCGACATGTCCTACCCGACTGTGTGTGGCCACACAGGACCGGTCCTGGACATCGAGTTTTGTCCTCACAATGACAACATCATTGCCAGTGGCTCTGAGGACTGTAGTGTCATG ATTTGGGAGATCCCGGATGGTGGACTGACCACGTCACTCACAGAACCTGTTGTCAAGCTGGACGGCCACTCCAAACGGGTTGGCATCCTGAGCTGGCACCCCACTGCCCACAATGTGCTGCTGAGTGCAG GCTGTGATAATGTGGTGATCCTGTGGAACGTGGCTCGTGGGGAGGAAGTGGTGAGGATCGACACTGTTCACACTGACCTCATCTACAGCGCCTGCTGGAACCGGGACGGCTCCCAGATTCTCACCTCTTGCAAGGACAAGACCTTGCGAGTGCTGAACCCACGCAAGGGCACCGTCATCTTT gagaaggagaagccTCATGAGGGCTCCAGGCCTGTCAGGgcggtgtttgtgtctgacGGGAAGATCCTCAGTACTGGCTTCAGTCGCATGAGTGAGAGACAGGTGGCGCTGTGGGATCCA AAGAACTTTGGAGAGCCGCTGAACCTGCAGGAGCTGGACACCAGCAGTGGCGTCCTTCTGCCATTTTTTGACCCAGACACGGGTGTCGTCTACCTCTGTGGCAAG GGGGACAGCAGTATCCGTTACTTTGAGGTGACAGATGAAGCTCCTTATGTCCACTTCCTGTCCATGTACAGCAGCAAGGAGAGCCAGAAGGGGATGGGGTACATGCCCAAGAGGGGCCTGGAAGTCAACAAATGTGAAATTGCCAG GTTCTACAAACTCCATGAGAGGAAATGTGAGCCCATAGTCATGACAGTGCCACGCAAG TCTGATCTGTTCCAGGAGGACCTGTACCCAGACACCATCGGCCCTGAGCCTTCAGTTGAAGCTGACGAGTGGTTTCAAGGAAAAGACGGCCAGCCTATTCTGATCTCTCTAAAAGACGGGTTTGTAGCAACCACCAAAGCCAAGGAGTTCAAAGTTCACAAGAGCCTCATGAAGACCACGACTGCCTCTGCTGGAAATCAACAGGATAACAGTGGG gagGTTCAGTCCTTGAGAAAGGAGGTGAAAGACCTCAAAGCGGCGATAGAGGAGCTGACCGATCGCGTGAAGGAGCTGGAGAGCAAGCATTAA
- the coro1a gene encoding coronin-1A isoform X2 — protein sequence MSRKVVRSSKFRHVFGQAVKADQCYDDIRISQMTWDSNFCSVNPKFVAMIVDASGGGAFMVLPLSKTGRIDMSYPTVCGHTGPVLDIEFCPHNDNIIASGSEDCSVMIWEIPDGGLTTSLTEPVVKLDGHSKRVGILSWHPTAHNVLLSAGCDNVVILWNVARGEEVVRIDTVHTDLIYSACWNRDGSQILTSCKDKTLRVLNPRKGTVIFEKEKPHEGSRPVRAVFVSDGKILSTGFSRMSERQVALWDPKNFGEPLNLQELDTSSGVLLPFFDPDTGVVYLCGKGDSSIRYFEVTDEAPYVHFLSMYSSKESQKGMGYMPKRGLEVNKCEIARFYKLHERKCEPIVMTVPRKLTLSFCVCAV from the exons ATGTCCAGGAAGGTTGTGAGGTCCAGTAAGTTCCGCCACGTCTTTGGCCAGGCTGTGAAAGCTGACCAATGCTACGATGACATCCGAATCTCCCAGATGACATGGGACAGCAACTTCTGCTCTGTAAACCCCAAGTTTGTGGCCATGATTGTGGACGCTAGTGGTGGAGGAGCCTTCATGGTGCTGCCCCTGAGCAAG aCAGGACGTATCGACATGTCCTACCCGACTGTGTGTGGCCACACAGGACCGGTCCTGGACATCGAGTTTTGTCCTCACAATGACAACATCATTGCCAGTGGCTCTGAGGACTGTAGTGTCATG ATTTGGGAGATCCCGGATGGTGGACTGACCACGTCACTCACAGAACCTGTTGTCAAGCTGGACGGCCACTCCAAACGGGTTGGCATCCTGAGCTGGCACCCCACTGCCCACAATGTGCTGCTGAGTGCAG GCTGTGATAATGTGGTGATCCTGTGGAACGTGGCTCGTGGGGAGGAAGTGGTGAGGATCGACACTGTTCACACTGACCTCATCTACAGCGCCTGCTGGAACCGGGACGGCTCCCAGATTCTCACCTCTTGCAAGGACAAGACCTTGCGAGTGCTGAACCCACGCAAGGGCACCGTCATCTTT gagaaggagaagccTCATGAGGGCTCCAGGCCTGTCAGGgcggtgtttgtgtctgacGGGAAGATCCTCAGTACTGGCTTCAGTCGCATGAGTGAGAGACAGGTGGCGCTGTGGGATCCA AAGAACTTTGGAGAGCCGCTGAACCTGCAGGAGCTGGACACCAGCAGTGGCGTCCTTCTGCCATTTTTTGACCCAGACACGGGTGTCGTCTACCTCTGTGGCAAG GGGGACAGCAGTATCCGTTACTTTGAGGTGACAGATGAAGCTCCTTATGTCCACTTCCTGTCCATGTACAGCAGCAAGGAGAGCCAGAAGGGGATGGGGTACATGCCCAAGAGGGGCCTGGAAGTCAACAAATGTGAAATTGCCAG GTTCTACAAACTCCATGAGAGGAAATGTGAGCCCATAGTCATGACAGTGCCACGCAAG CTCACTCTTTCCTTCTGTGTCTGTGCAGTCTGA